One segment of Anguilla anguilla isolate fAngAng1 chromosome 1, fAngAng1.pri, whole genome shotgun sequence DNA contains the following:
- the syt16 gene encoding synaptotagmin-16 isoform X1: protein MKNVDNPDIQPWLLISLLRPSASSRLWASSWWCWLCSSSSSTRSCASPAWAAYPAWSSTAGGSAPRTRPASTRAWETSFTPIFHWPFLSVFPVDRFALLSQLPLVSPPFSPGFIYSPSLCLSFLAACLRILHILSLVRGSPVTCPVSFLSPVCVCVLPVVNSYGDDEDQSTSSDSEDEIIKQFEISVSRSQSFRSGAGAAEAGQPSAPGQRHKFTRLLSDQEEGSTEPSDCEDADGLSRLSYQDPLMCGEDERGSLGSRGTADELEPGPRAASAVTEDSLDPGPSLQGAEESMEMETAADNQGFDNNEATDSSSTWSPEVLQSGEQGAGEPLSEPPTSHHPISKCGDLIIILDYKAEAQKLLVTVVTARDVPDKERSGMDAWQVHVVLLPGKKQRHKTSVQRGSAPRFSETFRFSRLDPGELGGSALRFRLYAMGTMGRERMMGERLFHLSGLRPDGEMEATLVLEPRSNMKSADSQLSLSAVSQSDSASSTQSLSHGGVPELLIGLSYNATTGRLSVELIKGSHFRNLAINRPPDTYGKMTLLNSMGQEISRCKTSIRRGQPNPVYKETFVFQVALFQLSDVTLMISIYNRRSMKRKEMVGWVSMGQNSSGEEEQLHWQDMKESRGQQVCRWHVLLES, encoded by the exons ATGAAAAACGTGGACAATCCAGATATTCAACCATGGCTTCTGATA TCACTCCTGAGGCCATCGGCTTCCTCTCGGCTGTGGGCGTCTTCGTGGTGGTGCTGGCTgtgctcttcctcttcatcaaCAAGAAGCTGTGCTTCTCCCGCGTGGGCGGCCTACCCTGCCTGGAGCAGTACGGCAGGAGGAAGCGCGCCAAGGACAAGGCCAGCATCCACCAGGGCCTGG GAGACATCTTTCACCCCCATATTCCACTGGCCTTTCTTGTCTGTTTTCCCTGTAGACAGATTTGCCCTACTTTCCCAACTCCCTCTAGTCAGTCCACCTTTTTCCCCTGGCTTTATctattctccctctctctgtctctcgttcCTCGCTGCCTGTCTTCGTATCCTTCATATCCTCTCGCTCGTTCGGGGCTCACCTGTCACCTGCCCTGTCTCCTTCCTGtctcccgtgtgtgtgtgtgtgcttcctgtAGTGAACAGCTACGGGGACGACGAGGATCAGTCCACGTCTTCGGACAGCGAGGACGAGATCATCAAGCAGTTTGAGATCTCCGTGTCCCGCTCTCAGAGTTTCCGCTCGGGCGCGGGCGCGGCCGAGGCCGGGCAGCCGAGCGCCCCCGGGCAGCGCCACAAATTTACGCGCCTGCTCTCCGACCAGGAGGAGGGCAGCACGGAGCCCTCGGACTGCGAAG ACGCCGATGGGCTCAGCAGGCTGAGCTACCAGGACCCCCTGATGTGCGGGGAGGACGAGCGGGGCTCCCTCGGGTCCCGGGGCACGGCGGACGAGCTGGAGCCCGGTCCGCGCGCGGCCTCCGCCGTCACGGAGGACAGCCTGGACCCCGGCCCGAGCCTGCAGGGCGCAGAGGAGAGCATGGAGATGGAGACCGCCGCGGACAACCAAGGCTTCGACAACAACGAGGCCACGGACAGCTCCTCCACGTGGAGCCCCGAGGTACTGCAGTCAGGG GAACAAGGTGCTGGGGAGCCACTCTCCGAGCCGCCCACCTCCCACCATCCAATCTCCAAGTGCGGCGACCTCATCATCATCCTGGACTACAAGGCGGAGGCGCAGAAGCTGCTGGTGACCGTGGTGACGGCGCGGGACGTCCCGGACAAGGAGCGCAGCGGCATGGACGCCTGGCAGGTGCACGTGGTCCTGCTGCCGGGCAAGAAGCAGCGGCACAAGACCAGCGTCCAGCGGGGGTCGGCGCCCCGCTTCAGCGAGACCTTCCGCTTCTCCCGCCTGGACCCCGGCGAGCTGGGCGGCTCCGCCCTGCGCTTCCGCCTCTACGCCATGGGCACGATGGGGCGCGAGCGCATGATGGGCGAGCGGCTCTTCCACCTGAGCGGCCTCCGGCCCGACGGAGAGATGGAGGCCAcgctggtgctggagcctcGCAGCAACATGAAG AGTGCGGACTCCCAGCTGAGCCTGTCGGCCGTCTCTCAGAGTGACAGCGCCTCCTCCACGCAGTCCCTGTCCCACGGCGGAGTCCCCGAGCTGCTCATCGGCCTGTCCTACAACGCCACCACTGGCCGCCTTTCCGTGGAGCTCATCAAGGGCAGCCACTTCCGCAACCTCGCTATCAACAGACCACCTG ACACCTATGGAAAAATGACTCTGCTCAACTCCATGGGGCAGGAGATCTCCCGCTGCAAGACCTCCATCCGACGGGGGCAGCCCAACCCCGTCTACAAGGAGACCTTCGTCTTCCAGGTGGCGCTCTTCCAGCTGAGCGACGTCACCCTCATGATCTCCATCTACAACCGGCGCAGCATGAAGCGCAAGGAGATGGTGGGCTGGGTCTCCATGGGCCAGAACAGCAGCGGCGAGGAGGAGCAGCTCCACTGGCAGGACATGAAGGAGTCGCGGGGCCAGCAGGTGTGCCGCTGGCACGTCCTGCTCGAGTCCTAA
- the syt16 gene encoding synaptotagmin-16 isoform X2, protein MKNVDNPDIQPWLLISLLRPSASSRLWASSWWCWLCSSSSSTRSCASPAWAAYPAWSSTAGGSAPRTRPASTRAWETSFTPIFHWPFLSVFPVDRFALLSQLPLVSPPFSPGFIYSPSLCLSFLAACLRILHILSLVRGSPVTCPVSFLSPVCVCVLPVVNSYGDDEDQSTSSDSEDEIIKQFEISVSRSQSFRSGAGAAEAGQPSAPGQRHKFTRLLSDQEEGSTEPSDCEDADGLSRLSYQDPLMCGEDERGSLGSRGTADELEPGPRAASAVTEDSLDPGPSLQGAEESMEMETAADNQGFDNNEATDSSSTWSPEEQGAGEPLSEPPTSHHPISKCGDLIIILDYKAEAQKLLVTVVTARDVPDKERSGMDAWQVHVVLLPGKKQRHKTSVQRGSAPRFSETFRFSRLDPGELGGSALRFRLYAMGTMGRERMMGERLFHLSGLRPDGEMEATLVLEPRSNMKSADSQLSLSAVSQSDSASSTQSLSHGGVPELLIGLSYNATTGRLSVELIKGSHFRNLAINRPPDTYGKMTLLNSMGQEISRCKTSIRRGQPNPVYKETFVFQVALFQLSDVTLMISIYNRRSMKRKEMVGWVSMGQNSSGEEEQLHWQDMKESRGQQVCRWHVLLES, encoded by the exons ATGAAAAACGTGGACAATCCAGATATTCAACCATGGCTTCTGATA TCACTCCTGAGGCCATCGGCTTCCTCTCGGCTGTGGGCGTCTTCGTGGTGGTGCTGGCTgtgctcttcctcttcatcaaCAAGAAGCTGTGCTTCTCCCGCGTGGGCGGCCTACCCTGCCTGGAGCAGTACGGCAGGAGGAAGCGCGCCAAGGACAAGGCCAGCATCCACCAGGGCCTGG GAGACATCTTTCACCCCCATATTCCACTGGCCTTTCTTGTCTGTTTTCCCTGTAGACAGATTTGCCCTACTTTCCCAACTCCCTCTAGTCAGTCCACCTTTTTCCCCTGGCTTTATctattctccctctctctgtctctcgttcCTCGCTGCCTGTCTTCGTATCCTTCATATCCTCTCGCTCGTTCGGGGCTCACCTGTCACCTGCCCTGTCTCCTTCCTGtctcccgtgtgtgtgtgtgtgcttcctgtAGTGAACAGCTACGGGGACGACGAGGATCAGTCCACGTCTTCGGACAGCGAGGACGAGATCATCAAGCAGTTTGAGATCTCCGTGTCCCGCTCTCAGAGTTTCCGCTCGGGCGCGGGCGCGGCCGAGGCCGGGCAGCCGAGCGCCCCCGGGCAGCGCCACAAATTTACGCGCCTGCTCTCCGACCAGGAGGAGGGCAGCACGGAGCCCTCGGACTGCGAAG ACGCCGATGGGCTCAGCAGGCTGAGCTACCAGGACCCCCTGATGTGCGGGGAGGACGAGCGGGGCTCCCTCGGGTCCCGGGGCACGGCGGACGAGCTGGAGCCCGGTCCGCGCGCGGCCTCCGCCGTCACGGAGGACAGCCTGGACCCCGGCCCGAGCCTGCAGGGCGCAGAGGAGAGCATGGAGATGGAGACCGCCGCGGACAACCAAGGCTTCGACAACAACGAGGCCACGGACAGCTCCTCCACGTGGAGCCCCGAG GAACAAGGTGCTGGGGAGCCACTCTCCGAGCCGCCCACCTCCCACCATCCAATCTCCAAGTGCGGCGACCTCATCATCATCCTGGACTACAAGGCGGAGGCGCAGAAGCTGCTGGTGACCGTGGTGACGGCGCGGGACGTCCCGGACAAGGAGCGCAGCGGCATGGACGCCTGGCAGGTGCACGTGGTCCTGCTGCCGGGCAAGAAGCAGCGGCACAAGACCAGCGTCCAGCGGGGGTCGGCGCCCCGCTTCAGCGAGACCTTCCGCTTCTCCCGCCTGGACCCCGGCGAGCTGGGCGGCTCCGCCCTGCGCTTCCGCCTCTACGCCATGGGCACGATGGGGCGCGAGCGCATGATGGGCGAGCGGCTCTTCCACCTGAGCGGCCTCCGGCCCGACGGAGAGATGGAGGCCAcgctggtgctggagcctcGCAGCAACATGAAG AGTGCGGACTCCCAGCTGAGCCTGTCGGCCGTCTCTCAGAGTGACAGCGCCTCCTCCACGCAGTCCCTGTCCCACGGCGGAGTCCCCGAGCTGCTCATCGGCCTGTCCTACAACGCCACCACTGGCCGCCTTTCCGTGGAGCTCATCAAGGGCAGCCACTTCCGCAACCTCGCTATCAACAGACCACCTG ACACCTATGGAAAAATGACTCTGCTCAACTCCATGGGGCAGGAGATCTCCCGCTGCAAGACCTCCATCCGACGGGGGCAGCCCAACCCCGTCTACAAGGAGACCTTCGTCTTCCAGGTGGCGCTCTTCCAGCTGAGCGACGTCACCCTCATGATCTCCATCTACAACCGGCGCAGCATGAAGCGCAAGGAGATGGTGGGCTGGGTCTCCATGGGCCAGAACAGCAGCGGCGAGGAGGAGCAGCTCCACTGGCAGGACATGAAGGAGTCGCGGGGCCAGCAGGTGTGCCGCTGGCACGTCCTGCTCGAGTCCTAA
- the syt16 gene encoding synaptotagmin-16 isoform X4, translating to MASDITPEAIGFLSAVGVFVVVLAVLFLFINKKLCFSRVGGLPCLEQYGRRKRAKDKASIHQGLVNSYGDDEDQSTSSDSEDEIIKQFEISVSRSQSFRSGAGAAEAGQPSAPGQRHKFTRLLSDQEEGSTEPSDCEDADGLSRLSYQDPLMCGEDERGSLGSRGTADELEPGPRAASAVTEDSLDPGPSLQGAEESMEMETAADNQGFDNNEATDSSSTWSPEVLQSGEQGAGEPLSEPPTSHHPISKCGDLIIILDYKAEAQKLLVTVVTARDVPDKERSGMDAWQVHVVLLPGKKQRHKTSVQRGSAPRFSETFRFSRLDPGELGGSALRFRLYAMGTMGRERMMGERLFHLSGLRPDGEMEATLVLEPRSNMKSADSQLSLSAVSQSDSASSTQSLSHGGVPELLIGLSYNATTGRLSVELIKGSHFRNLAINRPPDTYGKMTLLNSMGQEISRCKTSIRRGQPNPVYKETFVFQVALFQLSDVTLMISIYNRRSMKRKEMVGWVSMGQNSSGEEEQLHWQDMKESRGQQVCRWHVLLES from the exons ATGGCTTCTGATA TCACTCCTGAGGCCATCGGCTTCCTCTCGGCTGTGGGCGTCTTCGTGGTGGTGCTGGCTgtgctcttcctcttcatcaaCAAGAAGCTGTGCTTCTCCCGCGTGGGCGGCCTACCCTGCCTGGAGCAGTACGGCAGGAGGAAGCGCGCCAAGGACAAGGCCAGCATCCACCAGGGCCTGG TGAACAGCTACGGGGACGACGAGGATCAGTCCACGTCTTCGGACAGCGAGGACGAGATCATCAAGCAGTTTGAGATCTCCGTGTCCCGCTCTCAGAGTTTCCGCTCGGGCGCGGGCGCGGCCGAGGCCGGGCAGCCGAGCGCCCCCGGGCAGCGCCACAAATTTACGCGCCTGCTCTCCGACCAGGAGGAGGGCAGCACGGAGCCCTCGGACTGCGAAG ACGCCGATGGGCTCAGCAGGCTGAGCTACCAGGACCCCCTGATGTGCGGGGAGGACGAGCGGGGCTCCCTCGGGTCCCGGGGCACGGCGGACGAGCTGGAGCCCGGTCCGCGCGCGGCCTCCGCCGTCACGGAGGACAGCCTGGACCCCGGCCCGAGCCTGCAGGGCGCAGAGGAGAGCATGGAGATGGAGACCGCCGCGGACAACCAAGGCTTCGACAACAACGAGGCCACGGACAGCTCCTCCACGTGGAGCCCCGAGGTACTGCAGTCAGGG GAACAAGGTGCTGGGGAGCCACTCTCCGAGCCGCCCACCTCCCACCATCCAATCTCCAAGTGCGGCGACCTCATCATCATCCTGGACTACAAGGCGGAGGCGCAGAAGCTGCTGGTGACCGTGGTGACGGCGCGGGACGTCCCGGACAAGGAGCGCAGCGGCATGGACGCCTGGCAGGTGCACGTGGTCCTGCTGCCGGGCAAGAAGCAGCGGCACAAGACCAGCGTCCAGCGGGGGTCGGCGCCCCGCTTCAGCGAGACCTTCCGCTTCTCCCGCCTGGACCCCGGCGAGCTGGGCGGCTCCGCCCTGCGCTTCCGCCTCTACGCCATGGGCACGATGGGGCGCGAGCGCATGATGGGCGAGCGGCTCTTCCACCTGAGCGGCCTCCGGCCCGACGGAGAGATGGAGGCCAcgctggtgctggagcctcGCAGCAACATGAAG AGTGCGGACTCCCAGCTGAGCCTGTCGGCCGTCTCTCAGAGTGACAGCGCCTCCTCCACGCAGTCCCTGTCCCACGGCGGAGTCCCCGAGCTGCTCATCGGCCTGTCCTACAACGCCACCACTGGCCGCCTTTCCGTGGAGCTCATCAAGGGCAGCCACTTCCGCAACCTCGCTATCAACAGACCACCTG ACACCTATGGAAAAATGACTCTGCTCAACTCCATGGGGCAGGAGATCTCCCGCTGCAAGACCTCCATCCGACGGGGGCAGCCCAACCCCGTCTACAAGGAGACCTTCGTCTTCCAGGTGGCGCTCTTCCAGCTGAGCGACGTCACCCTCATGATCTCCATCTACAACCGGCGCAGCATGAAGCGCAAGGAGATGGTGGGCTGGGTCTCCATGGGCCAGAACAGCAGCGGCGAGGAGGAGCAGCTCCACTGGCAGGACATGAAGGAGTCGCGGGGCCAGCAGGTGTGCCGCTGGCACGTCCTGCTCGAGTCCTAA
- the syt16 gene encoding synaptotagmin-16 isoform X6, with amino-acid sequence MASDITPEAIGFLSAVGVFVVVLAVLFLFINKKLCFSRVGGLPCLEQYGRRKRAKDKASIHQGLVNSYGDDEDQSTSSDSEDEIIKQFEISVSRSQSFRSGAGAAEAGQPSAPGQRHKFTRLLSDQEEGSTEPSDCEDADGLSRLSYQDPLMCGEDERGSLGSRGTADELEPGPRAASAVTEDSLDPGPSLQGAEESMEMETAADNQGFDNNEATDSSSTWSPEEQGAGEPLSEPPTSHHPISKCGDLIIILDYKAEAQKLLVTVVTARDVPDKERSGMDAWQVHVVLLPGKKQRHKTSVQRGSAPRFSETFRFSRLDPGELGGSALRFRLYAMGTMGRERMMGERLFHLSGLRPDGEMEATLVLEPRSNMKSADSQLSLSAVSQSDSASSTQSLSHGGVPELLIGLSYNATTGRLSVELIKGSHFRNLAINRPPDTYGKMTLLNSMGQEISRCKTSIRRGQPNPVYKETFVFQVALFQLSDVTLMISIYNRRSMKRKEMVGWVSMGQNSSGEEEQLHWQDMKESRGQQVCRWHVLLES; translated from the exons ATGGCTTCTGATA TCACTCCTGAGGCCATCGGCTTCCTCTCGGCTGTGGGCGTCTTCGTGGTGGTGCTGGCTgtgctcttcctcttcatcaaCAAGAAGCTGTGCTTCTCCCGCGTGGGCGGCCTACCCTGCCTGGAGCAGTACGGCAGGAGGAAGCGCGCCAAGGACAAGGCCAGCATCCACCAGGGCCTGG TGAACAGCTACGGGGACGACGAGGATCAGTCCACGTCTTCGGACAGCGAGGACGAGATCATCAAGCAGTTTGAGATCTCCGTGTCCCGCTCTCAGAGTTTCCGCTCGGGCGCGGGCGCGGCCGAGGCCGGGCAGCCGAGCGCCCCCGGGCAGCGCCACAAATTTACGCGCCTGCTCTCCGACCAGGAGGAGGGCAGCACGGAGCCCTCGGACTGCGAAG ACGCCGATGGGCTCAGCAGGCTGAGCTACCAGGACCCCCTGATGTGCGGGGAGGACGAGCGGGGCTCCCTCGGGTCCCGGGGCACGGCGGACGAGCTGGAGCCCGGTCCGCGCGCGGCCTCCGCCGTCACGGAGGACAGCCTGGACCCCGGCCCGAGCCTGCAGGGCGCAGAGGAGAGCATGGAGATGGAGACCGCCGCGGACAACCAAGGCTTCGACAACAACGAGGCCACGGACAGCTCCTCCACGTGGAGCCCCGAG GAACAAGGTGCTGGGGAGCCACTCTCCGAGCCGCCCACCTCCCACCATCCAATCTCCAAGTGCGGCGACCTCATCATCATCCTGGACTACAAGGCGGAGGCGCAGAAGCTGCTGGTGACCGTGGTGACGGCGCGGGACGTCCCGGACAAGGAGCGCAGCGGCATGGACGCCTGGCAGGTGCACGTGGTCCTGCTGCCGGGCAAGAAGCAGCGGCACAAGACCAGCGTCCAGCGGGGGTCGGCGCCCCGCTTCAGCGAGACCTTCCGCTTCTCCCGCCTGGACCCCGGCGAGCTGGGCGGCTCCGCCCTGCGCTTCCGCCTCTACGCCATGGGCACGATGGGGCGCGAGCGCATGATGGGCGAGCGGCTCTTCCACCTGAGCGGCCTCCGGCCCGACGGAGAGATGGAGGCCAcgctggtgctggagcctcGCAGCAACATGAAG AGTGCGGACTCCCAGCTGAGCCTGTCGGCCGTCTCTCAGAGTGACAGCGCCTCCTCCACGCAGTCCCTGTCCCACGGCGGAGTCCCCGAGCTGCTCATCGGCCTGTCCTACAACGCCACCACTGGCCGCCTTTCCGTGGAGCTCATCAAGGGCAGCCACTTCCGCAACCTCGCTATCAACAGACCACCTG ACACCTATGGAAAAATGACTCTGCTCAACTCCATGGGGCAGGAGATCTCCCGCTGCAAGACCTCCATCCGACGGGGGCAGCCCAACCCCGTCTACAAGGAGACCTTCGTCTTCCAGGTGGCGCTCTTCCAGCTGAGCGACGTCACCCTCATGATCTCCATCTACAACCGGCGCAGCATGAAGCGCAAGGAGATGGTGGGCTGGGTCTCCATGGGCCAGAACAGCAGCGGCGAGGAGGAGCAGCTCCACTGGCAGGACATGAAGGAGTCGCGGGGCCAGCAGGTGTGCCGCTGGCACGTCCTGCTCGAGTCCTAA
- the syt16 gene encoding synaptotagmin-16 isoform X3: MSSPQEAQGGASAFSAWLSQVSGAISGAFLGPAKPGPTAAEEPPADRAQDGADPVLLEDGLHSGRSSRAGVASLDVSAMGPQEKLEAIRARLAQLGLTDEQITERLSTIPEENEDLESQLFDLEEGGMSTLTPHCSVNSYGDDEDQSTSSDSEDEIIKQFEISVSRSQSFRSGAGAAEAGQPSAPGQRHKFTRLLSDQEEGSTEPSDCEDADGLSRLSYQDPLMCGEDERGSLGSRGTADELEPGPRAASAVTEDSLDPGPSLQGAEESMEMETAADNQGFDNNEATDSSSTWSPEVLQSGEQGAGEPLSEPPTSHHPISKCGDLIIILDYKAEAQKLLVTVVTARDVPDKERSGMDAWQVHVVLLPGKKQRHKTSVQRGSAPRFSETFRFSRLDPGELGGSALRFRLYAMGTMGRERMMGERLFHLSGLRPDGEMEATLVLEPRSNMKSADSQLSLSAVSQSDSASSTQSLSHGGVPELLIGLSYNATTGRLSVELIKGSHFRNLAINRPPDTYGKMTLLNSMGQEISRCKTSIRRGQPNPVYKETFVFQVALFQLSDVTLMISIYNRRSMKRKEMVGWVSMGQNSSGEEEQLHWQDMKESRGQQVCRWHVLLES; this comes from the exons atgtcatctccTCAGGAGGCGCAGGGCGGGGCCTCTGCGTTCTCCGCCTGGCTCTCTCAGGTCTCCGGGGCCATTTCCGGCGCCTTTCTCGGCCCCGCTAAGCCGGGGCCCACAGCTGCTGAAGAGCCCCCAGCAGACAGAGCCCAGGACGGGGCGGACCCCGTGCTGCTGGAGGATGGCCTGCACTCAGGCAGGAGCTCCAGAGCGGGCGTGGCCAGCCTGGACGTGTCCGCCATGGGCCCCCAGGAGAAGCTGGAGGCCATCCGCGCCCGGCTCGCCCAGCTGGGCCTGACGGACGAGCAGATAACAGAGCGCCTCTCCACCATCCCGGAGGAGAACGAGGACCTGGAGAGCCAGCTCTTCGACTTAGAGGAGGGCGGAATGAGCACACTGACCCCACACTGCTCCG TGAACAGCTACGGGGACGACGAGGATCAGTCCACGTCTTCGGACAGCGAGGACGAGATCATCAAGCAGTTTGAGATCTCCGTGTCCCGCTCTCAGAGTTTCCGCTCGGGCGCGGGCGCGGCCGAGGCCGGGCAGCCGAGCGCCCCCGGGCAGCGCCACAAATTTACGCGCCTGCTCTCCGACCAGGAGGAGGGCAGCACGGAGCCCTCGGACTGCGAAG ACGCCGATGGGCTCAGCAGGCTGAGCTACCAGGACCCCCTGATGTGCGGGGAGGACGAGCGGGGCTCCCTCGGGTCCCGGGGCACGGCGGACGAGCTGGAGCCCGGTCCGCGCGCGGCCTCCGCCGTCACGGAGGACAGCCTGGACCCCGGCCCGAGCCTGCAGGGCGCAGAGGAGAGCATGGAGATGGAGACCGCCGCGGACAACCAAGGCTTCGACAACAACGAGGCCACGGACAGCTCCTCCACGTGGAGCCCCGAGGTACTGCAGTCAGGG GAACAAGGTGCTGGGGAGCCACTCTCCGAGCCGCCCACCTCCCACCATCCAATCTCCAAGTGCGGCGACCTCATCATCATCCTGGACTACAAGGCGGAGGCGCAGAAGCTGCTGGTGACCGTGGTGACGGCGCGGGACGTCCCGGACAAGGAGCGCAGCGGCATGGACGCCTGGCAGGTGCACGTGGTCCTGCTGCCGGGCAAGAAGCAGCGGCACAAGACCAGCGTCCAGCGGGGGTCGGCGCCCCGCTTCAGCGAGACCTTCCGCTTCTCCCGCCTGGACCCCGGCGAGCTGGGCGGCTCCGCCCTGCGCTTCCGCCTCTACGCCATGGGCACGATGGGGCGCGAGCGCATGATGGGCGAGCGGCTCTTCCACCTGAGCGGCCTCCGGCCCGACGGAGAGATGGAGGCCAcgctggtgctggagcctcGCAGCAACATGAAG AGTGCGGACTCCCAGCTGAGCCTGTCGGCCGTCTCTCAGAGTGACAGCGCCTCCTCCACGCAGTCCCTGTCCCACGGCGGAGTCCCCGAGCTGCTCATCGGCCTGTCCTACAACGCCACCACTGGCCGCCTTTCCGTGGAGCTCATCAAGGGCAGCCACTTCCGCAACCTCGCTATCAACAGACCACCTG ACACCTATGGAAAAATGACTCTGCTCAACTCCATGGGGCAGGAGATCTCCCGCTGCAAGACCTCCATCCGACGGGGGCAGCCCAACCCCGTCTACAAGGAGACCTTCGTCTTCCAGGTGGCGCTCTTCCAGCTGAGCGACGTCACCCTCATGATCTCCATCTACAACCGGCGCAGCATGAAGCGCAAGGAGATGGTGGGCTGGGTCTCCATGGGCCAGAACAGCAGCGGCGAGGAGGAGCAGCTCCACTGGCAGGACATGAAGGAGTCGCGGGGCCAGCAGGTGTGCCGCTGGCACGTCCTGCTCGAGTCCTAA
- the syt16 gene encoding synaptotagmin-16 isoform X5 — translation MSSPQEAQGGASAFSAWLSQVSGAISGAFLGPAKPGPTAAEEPPADRAQDGADPVLLEDGLHSGRSSRAGVASLDVSAMGPQEKLEAIRARLAQLGLTDEQITERLSTIPEENEDLESQLFDLEEGGMSTLTPHCSDADGLSRLSYQDPLMCGEDERGSLGSRGTADELEPGPRAASAVTEDSLDPGPSLQGAEESMEMETAADNQGFDNNEATDSSSTWSPEVLQSGEQGAGEPLSEPPTSHHPISKCGDLIIILDYKAEAQKLLVTVVTARDVPDKERSGMDAWQVHVVLLPGKKQRHKTSVQRGSAPRFSETFRFSRLDPGELGGSALRFRLYAMGTMGRERMMGERLFHLSGLRPDGEMEATLVLEPRSNMKSADSQLSLSAVSQSDSASSTQSLSHGGVPELLIGLSYNATTGRLSVELIKGSHFRNLAINRPPDTYGKMTLLNSMGQEISRCKTSIRRGQPNPVYKETFVFQVALFQLSDVTLMISIYNRRSMKRKEMVGWVSMGQNSSGEEEQLHWQDMKESRGQQVCRWHVLLES, via the exons atgtcatctccTCAGGAGGCGCAGGGCGGGGCCTCTGCGTTCTCCGCCTGGCTCTCTCAGGTCTCCGGGGCCATTTCCGGCGCCTTTCTCGGCCCCGCTAAGCCGGGGCCCACAGCTGCTGAAGAGCCCCCAGCAGACAGAGCCCAGGACGGGGCGGACCCCGTGCTGCTGGAGGATGGCCTGCACTCAGGCAGGAGCTCCAGAGCGGGCGTGGCCAGCCTGGACGTGTCCGCCATGGGCCCCCAGGAGAAGCTGGAGGCCATCCGCGCCCGGCTCGCCCAGCTGGGCCTGACGGACGAGCAGATAACAGAGCGCCTCTCCACCATCCCGGAGGAGAACGAGGACCTGGAGAGCCAGCTCTTCGACTTAGAGGAGGGCGGAATGAGCACACTGACCCCACACTGCTCCG ACGCCGATGGGCTCAGCAGGCTGAGCTACCAGGACCCCCTGATGTGCGGGGAGGACGAGCGGGGCTCCCTCGGGTCCCGGGGCACGGCGGACGAGCTGGAGCCCGGTCCGCGCGCGGCCTCCGCCGTCACGGAGGACAGCCTGGACCCCGGCCCGAGCCTGCAGGGCGCAGAGGAGAGCATGGAGATGGAGACCGCCGCGGACAACCAAGGCTTCGACAACAACGAGGCCACGGACAGCTCCTCCACGTGGAGCCCCGAGGTACTGCAGTCAGGG GAACAAGGTGCTGGGGAGCCACTCTCCGAGCCGCCCACCTCCCACCATCCAATCTCCAAGTGCGGCGACCTCATCATCATCCTGGACTACAAGGCGGAGGCGCAGAAGCTGCTGGTGACCGTGGTGACGGCGCGGGACGTCCCGGACAAGGAGCGCAGCGGCATGGACGCCTGGCAGGTGCACGTGGTCCTGCTGCCGGGCAAGAAGCAGCGGCACAAGACCAGCGTCCAGCGGGGGTCGGCGCCCCGCTTCAGCGAGACCTTCCGCTTCTCCCGCCTGGACCCCGGCGAGCTGGGCGGCTCCGCCCTGCGCTTCCGCCTCTACGCCATGGGCACGATGGGGCGCGAGCGCATGATGGGCGAGCGGCTCTTCCACCTGAGCGGCCTCCGGCCCGACGGAGAGATGGAGGCCAcgctggtgctggagcctcGCAGCAACATGAAG AGTGCGGACTCCCAGCTGAGCCTGTCGGCCGTCTCTCAGAGTGACAGCGCCTCCTCCACGCAGTCCCTGTCCCACGGCGGAGTCCCCGAGCTGCTCATCGGCCTGTCCTACAACGCCACCACTGGCCGCCTTTCCGTGGAGCTCATCAAGGGCAGCCACTTCCGCAACCTCGCTATCAACAGACCACCTG ACACCTATGGAAAAATGACTCTGCTCAACTCCATGGGGCAGGAGATCTCCCGCTGCAAGACCTCCATCCGACGGGGGCAGCCCAACCCCGTCTACAAGGAGACCTTCGTCTTCCAGGTGGCGCTCTTCCAGCTGAGCGACGTCACCCTCATGATCTCCATCTACAACCGGCGCAGCATGAAGCGCAAGGAGATGGTGGGCTGGGTCTCCATGGGCCAGAACAGCAGCGGCGAGGAGGAGCAGCTCCACTGGCAGGACATGAAGGAGTCGCGGGGCCAGCAGGTGTGCCGCTGGCACGTCCTGCTCGAGTCCTAA